Genomic DNA from Salvia miltiorrhiza cultivar Shanhuang (shh) chromosome 1, IMPLAD_Smil_shh, whole genome shotgun sequence:
TTATTGCTTCTCCTCTTCAACTCATCAAGCTGAGACTGCCACCTCATCTTCCACTCATcattttcttctattttctgTGACAAAtaagaaaacagaaaaatatTCAGACCACATTCACTATTTATCAAATACATACCATCATCAATATCCAACGCACGCTTTgatgtaattaataaaatatataattaaatattttcattttaataataGGATTTGTTACAGAAGAATGGAATAGAGAGATGTACCTGGTAGTGATGGCCGCCGGCGAGATTCCTGTCGTAGAGAGCTCTCCTCTGCGGATTGGAGAGCGTCTCGTAAGCCTCTTTCACCATTATAAACCTCCTCGTGTTCTCGTCCACTCTCTCCGGTGGCGAAACGTCCGGATGGTACTTTCTAGCCATCTCTTTATACGCTTTTTTGATGTCGGAAACCGAACTCACGCTCTCTCCGATTCCCAGCACTTCGTACAGTGACTCTGCAGTTGCGGCCTCTATTCTGGCCGTGCCTCGGGCCCAGCGCGGCCCGGTCAGGCTCCTCATCGAGATTCTGGAGCTCGATACCTGCGACGCGAAGGAGATTGATTCGGGCATGCGGGCTTCGCTCCATTGATTGGGCTTTGGGATTGCGTAAACGCCGGATTTCGGGCCCGATTGTAAGATTTTGCAGTTCATTTTCTTCGAATTTTTTTGTTtgtctgttttttttttaattagaaagCGGTGTGTGTTAGTATTTGATATGGATAATTTTTGTGTTGGCTTTTGGTATTTATTGGGAGCTTGTTCGGTTTAGAAATTTAATCTGGATTCACACGCAAGAGGTGACGTCATAtattccttttttttcctttcaagaATTCTTCTATCGAACAGTTTAACGGAATGCCTAACGACAGGTAGAGTATATCCTGCACATTGTGCACCTACACACTATCGTTGGGATTATGACACATGGCCACTCCCAAATCCTATTTTTCAAGTAATAACACATTAACCCTTTACAAGTTTGTTATACAAAAGGTCCacacataaatttttatttggtCAGAAGAACCTTTTTTTCATTCTTTATAAACACAAAATCATGCAATCAACATAATATGGCCCAACACGCTTTCGTAATAATTCAAAATTGTTCTGAACATAAACCAACATCATACCTTTAGTCgaatggtcttcttcaggagtatTCGTTGCGTTTTACAGACCGACTGCCTCCAAGGCTCCGTCCAACCACGcgctcgcaagagatggttgcaaccttcctccttcactaagttccgacgtataatattttgttggaaaatgaaagaaaatttgtACTAAACCGGAAAATTGAGCAAAGAGTAAAGCGTTTAAAGAGGAATTATaaagtatttaatttatttcataaaatctctctaagggaggagacaaacttgttttagctactcattagtaGCTAATTACTTGTAtccataaaataaaagaaactaaaactaaCACTGAAaactttgaaaataaaaaaaatacaaaggaTAAATTTctaaagagagagtgtgttgtgtGAAGGTGGTGTCAATTTTCGGATGCCCTCTTCTATCCAGAGCCTGGGTTTTTGTAGAGGTCTGAGGCCCTCTATAGTTACTTGGTAGCTGGCTTTGGATTCCTCATCATGGCTAGCTAACTTTGGATAGTGACTGCCACTTTTTTGTCGGCCATGATTGCCGACACCAGTTGTGCCTTCACATGGAGCTGAACTTTCCTTTTATTCTTTGTGATAATTGTTGGTGCGCCCCGCTACTTTTTCTTCCACCCATTCTTGTCTCTTGAGTGGTTTTTCTGTAGAATTACCCACCTTTGCTAGTGGGTAATCAGTCTGCATCTACCTACTTTTGTCGTTTTTCTTTTAGTGGGTGGTCTTCTTGTCttgagtcacatgactcccttttTCTTGTCGGgcatcttacttttttggtgcccgaggtacTCGTCCCCGTGGAGTCTTGTGCTCCCCATACTCGTCGGACCGGAATTTCTTCTTGTTAGGCTTCGGGATGAAACCTTTTTCGAACTTCAGTTCCTTTTGCGTGGGACACTCCGCGCAGATGTGATTGACccaatggcccagatgagccatattgAAAAACTTGCGATGAGTCTCTTTACTCCCCGCAATCTTGTTGCGCCAGAGTTTTGTCTTTTCTCTTCAAAAGCCTTCTCGACAAAGCTTGTAGTTGTTCTTGTCATGGTGTTTAACAAGAACGATCCAAGTCCTGAATTATGAGAGAACTTGAACCTATACTTGACTTTGTCCATTTTCGTTagacagacccatagtcccCATGCACGCCTTGTGGAGATCTAATCCTCCGGGAAAGTAGCGACAATAGAGACTTGATGATTGGGTGCCTTGATCCGATTTAAGGCCTCCGTGTCGagtctccgaagcttaatgaaatgaaaagcttTGTGGTTATCCTTTCCTGCTGGTTCTGGTGCTGCGCTAAGAAAATATAGTTTCAGAACGTCTCCCCTATTAAGACACGGGTTGTTTGACCATGCATCATAAACGGTCTCTTGGATCCACCTTGGTAGACCCTTGCTTTCGCTGAAGGCTGGCGATATAGTATAAACAGAGGTCAacgccccaaattcataccactcTTTGACCTCCTGAGGATTGGCTCTGGTGGTCATCCAAATACGAGGATATTTTCCACCACCATCAACTCGGCTGTATCATGGATTAATGTCTCTCCTGGCATTGAGTTTCTCCTATCTGGACTGATATATCTGCCAAACAGGAGATATTTCAATATTGTtagtatcaatcttagatttgctTGTCagtggcctaagattgatctctccatCTTTTTCCCCAGAGgcggagggttgacatgttggttcgggcGGTGAAGCTTTAGCAACCTCTTTTTCTTGAGAATCCGGTTTTGACTccttagcctcagaacttgtgctaggggtacttgaatcccctgctaccggTAATCTCGCCGGTACGGCAAAGCTTGCTTCGATCAGGGGAGCCCTGATCCCGCGCAGGAACGACTTGTGGATTGCTTCATGAAATTTTGTCATCACCTTGAAACATACTTGTATTCGGTTGGACACCTTTACCTCATCAGCTGTTTGTATCCGACGAGCTTGTTTGACATGAAGTAAACACTCATGCCATTCCTGAAGTAGCAACTCCATATTATCAGAGAGCTCCTTCTGGTACTTGATAGTGGCGTCAACTtcagttggctccatcccttgttaagaaatctgcaagaacattatcatcagatttcagaatgacaatatcaaaatcataatattggcactCAGCTTGCCATCTTaacaatctagccttttcaggtttagattctattTTCTTAGTTAAGAAAGCCCTAAcattagtgttatcaactttcaaagtGAATTTCTTTGCAAGTAAGAATAACAGCCATTTTTTAAAAGCCTTTCTAACTGCATAAAATTCTTTCTCGTTGATGCGGCACCGTACGGCTTCACTGTCGGAGAAGAGGCCACTACAGTATCTGCACGATTCCTCTCCATGGGGTGATTTTAGTGAGCACGACTGTCCACCAAAAATCACTCACATCCGTGTAAAGAACTAGATCGTCCTCATCTTGGGGTATTAAAAGTTTTAGGAGATtcttgcaaatctctttcagcTTCTTAATACCCTCACGATGTTTCTCCTTCCATATAAATGGAACATTTTTCTTTAGTAAAGGACTAAAGATTTTcctgtgttctgcaaggttcttAATGAACATCCCTGCAAAGTTGACAACTCCAAGAAAGCTTTGAAGCTGTttcttctccttgagatctTCTGGGAATTTTTGGACCTTTTCAACAATTtggtcttgtagaattatcccggtctcatcgatctcaattcctagaaactccatcttctgggttgccacgactgccttcttttcagatagcaccaatccttcttgttgacaaacatccgcaaagatctccagatgcctgacatgtttatgaatgttctttgatgcaataagaatattatcaatataaacaaacatgaatgaagaataatatttaaaaagatTATCCAACTTCCTTTGGAATATTTGGGGCGCattggctagccccattggcatgacattccagacataatgtccttgtggagttgagaaggctgtgaacttcttactcccctCCTCTTTACGAATTTGGTAAAACcctgatttgcaatcaaactttgagaatacctttgcacttctgatgcagttgataaggtgttctctgttctggatgaaatatccatcgaactcaagaatgtcattaatttctttgtaattaatgactaATCTTGATTTTTCTcgtttgatctccccatgatttcttaccAAAAATCCAGGACTGATGTAAGGCGAATTCCCTGGTTCGATcaactttaaatcaaggtgttccttgattatgctcCTTATATCTTGCTGATCTTGAgtattcatcaggataggtctgaacctcaCGAACTCACGCTTCTTTCCAATTTTAACTTTTACGgtagctttgagctggttcttgtcccaccatgccaaaggatcctcgtgataacacttctggattctcctattgacgtcggctatggacatctgttcttcttccttaatATCTTTGGGGGATATCAAGGAAACTTTGAGGATTTAAGTTTCTTCCTCGGAAAGATCTGGAAATCCCTCAGCTCTGCATTTCAGCAAAACATCTCTGAAcctccgttgatccttcatttgtggtcgCCGGAGTCTggcatcatcaccacgcttgctgtgAAAGTTGACTGGCATCGAGCGATTAAAAGCCTttcgagcctttgcacaataattttgtgatcacaattggttgtgaacactagtcTTCTAGCTTCATTGTCCTTAGTGTACCTCTTGAAGGTCTACAGAAAATTGTTCCCGAACAATATATCCGCTCTCGTATCATGGAAATAGattggtggagttttgaccttgtaccaaggtgtttagcctgctccgccgatcagaATCTCCGTCTGTTTTACTCATTTTGATAAGAGTAAAATCTTTTTGAGAAATCTTGTCCTGCAATTCGAGGCagctcttcttcaacttctgttGGAAAGACTCCTATTTTTGTTGTGCATATTCATGCTCCTGAATCaatataagcagcaaaatattctgcctTGAACCTTTCATATAACATCCCCACAGAGATGTagatcgagaatggacttgtcatttgATCAGTAACCTCTTCTCGCCGATTGTGGTTTTCATCCCACTTTCTTTCCTTGACCATGGTTGATAATTGCCAAGAAAAattcgtcctaagatcaggacgtcagcttcttgtccggctttaCCCTCGATCTGGATCTCAAAGCCTCCAATCTCCAGAAATCCGATGTATCGATTGCTTTCTGAATTTGCCAAATAGTACAACGTGTTGCAAGAAAACTGATTTTTCCTTTCGGTTGTATCAAACTTTGTGGAAACacttctccatccttcggggcatTTGAGTTTCACTGTTATGCTTTGAGCTGGTGATTCCTGGATCGTCTTTCTCTCGtaggaatgagagaaacttctttctAAAGGCCTTGAGATTAGCCTTTCTCCTTGGAATGATAACCTTGGTGCTCCCAATATGAGACTTTGATCACGTTTCAACACCTGCTTGTCTCCGATTTGGATGTcaatttttcttatttgtggGATTTCGACTCAGTCAGGGCTAATTGCCTTGGCCACCTCCTTAAATATATTTgggtttcaataaaaaaaattccccATAAATAAATTTGTGTGGTGGGTATTTTATAGGGCATATGATACTTGATATGTAatcgagtatggcctattttCTCCCGTTAATAGATCATTCatcttgtagtcctgatagagtgtCAGAGCTCGGCTGAAAGCTgaatcttgaagattataagTGATCTGTGGGTACaattcggttataatcttcttggcgtAAAGATTGCCTAAGAAAGCTCCCAGCACTGCATCTCTTGAATTTGTAATCTTCTTGTCACAAATTGCAATGTCAATTGGTGTATCCGCCCCTGGTGAAAGGGAGGACTTGATCACCAGCTGGATTGCTctaatatgaatccatttcatcgctTTGGCAACTTCTGGCTTCATGTTTAAGAGATCCCTTCGCACATCTTCGACTGGAATTAATTGGATCTCTACTTGGTTGTTCGTCAATTCTATTGGAAGCGACAACTCTCGACTAGTTGTACCGAagaagacatgatgcttccttttgaatggactcaagcttTGTAGAACTTGATCCAATCTTCCTCTTGAAAACCCTTATAATGTTTGTGTATCCATGGATTTGTTCTTGATTTTATCCACGAGTTTTTCCACCACCTTTTGTTGCGGGATCAGAGAATGGCTGGTTTATCCATCCTAATCGTCCTTCTGAAAGTCGATAACACCCTcgtcttctttagtctgactcgtctccggatgATCCATCTGTCATGTCCGAATATCCAGAACTAAAGACCTCTTCCtgctcgtatatactctcataAGAGGATATATCCTCGAATTGATACACGAGTATCAATTCTTGGTTGTAGAGGGCGTCTTCGTTATCCGGTGTGGAATCGAATTTCCGTATCCCTCTTCTCTCGTTGTCAGGGCAATTGGTAGAAATATGCccttttgcaccgcacgtccaatagttgcaatctttaaaactttcatttgttttggcttgggttcgcctgaaagtttttcttgcCGGAGTTCTCTTTTGAGAAGAGAATCGGctccttgatggtccgctccgttggcctgatttgtaagAGCGTGCCTTTTGTCTAGTCCACaaagttcttggcttccaagaattTTACCTTGTTCTAGGtttttctttcatagggttgatacctatgtttcttttttCTCCTCTGTTGATACAACAACTCAgctccaatctctgttggaaggtCAAGATTgttgcacatcaatggagatccTTTATTGAGccttctcaatttcttgagatttctctggtccgccgccttctggcaccattcggataacttcttgtgaacatatggcatccttcttgatgcactatcagGTGGATATTCGCCTGGTTTTACATACTCGTTGACGAacatttccctccatggacttggaaactttgtgaaaaagaggtctCTAGCTGTCTGATCATCAACTaaccccatatggacatataagGCATATAGGCGCAAgaattcatcaagagcttttggctctagcaccaccaatcttagattgtaaagtgttCGTCGATATTTTTTGCGTTTCTCTTCTCCTGATGCTTCGAAGAAACCTattccaagaaaatggattttaatctggtGGGTGGCATTTTCAAGGATTTCCAGAGCTGATTCTTTGGTGAACAACTCATTCTTAGCCTCTGTTGATGCCTTATCCCAGAATTTTTTTGCCATTCTAGCAAAACTTGCcttgaagattttgataaattcattTCTATCATATTTTATCGTGGCAATCACGTCTTTCATAGCTGAAGCCCAGTCATCGATGAGAACTTCCCAATCTTTAAAGCtggcttcatcgaggttgagaatcaatccgtatgggTAGATTAGTTCAAGTGTGGCCTTCCCTACAGGAGTGTCATGCATCTTGGGCCGACGTCTTCTGGTTCGTTGATAATGGCTCGATTCTTCACGAGCCTCTCTTCTCCTAGACGATTCTTCTTGTGAGTGCTCTGCTTTGGGCATCTTACCTcattggttcatctttagatctaCCATATTTAGGTTAGCAAATGATtatgctaactcttgtagatcctcCAATCCGATTCGATCAGGGTTATTCATGGATTTTCTCTTTCACGATTCGAATTATGTCCTCCGGCTGTTGTTCTTTGGGAGCTGCATTAAGTGGTAGCGGATATgttgggtctttggaccatgtattccgaatttttctggagcatggttttcgcctttctaTATCCTCCGCCTTTTTCTGAATATCACGCAAGAGTTTtaggatttcctcttgtttgagtgatgtTTGGCTCATCTCCATTAGTAGATCATATAGCTTGTGGCCATAATATTTCACCGTTctttgaatctcccgcaagttaacattgtcggaagagtttggctcgatcttttgatAAGCTGTTCCAGCTTTGTCCTTCTGCTCCATTAgtcgtgtgactgatgggcaCCATCTCTTGCTAGTTCAATCGTCGTTCTGGTCTTGGCGACTCCTATAAGGCGTTTATGGTATAACTGAATACTCGTGATGATATCACGAATAATTTCTCCATATTCTCCTCGACGAATATTCGTCACGAGGGCTTGACTGTTCCAGTTGAGGTCGTCTAGTAGACGAGTAGTTTCTCTctccaaattttggaaagaattccTGTGTACaatacatctcggacactcgtccggatccataattttaatggagtctcctcccaattttgattaattataaaataaattaaatataatataattcctcaataaaaactcactctgataccattttaggcGAAGCGCGGGTATGCATGAAATTTATAGTTGTAAAAGAGTTTTTTGAACATTTGTGTAAAGTAAGTGGGGTTTTTATGTAATAAAATTTTTCTAAGGGGTCAAAACAATATTGTTTGGACTTGAGGAAAAGTAGCCAACAATAATTACCCACTTGTCATGATCTTAGCGATAGTGTGTAGGTACACACTGTGTAAGATAGACTTTTCCTTAAATCTATACACCTATGACTTGTGCCTcaaatatctttatttatttttattttaattatgtccaaaacatctttttaattattttaaaaataattttactaattattatttttataatctttACTTTTTATGAAATTCATTTTATgaaattcattttataatctTTACTTTTTATGAAATTCATTTTTCACTCATAAAATtcacaattaatttttattaaaattcgtatcagccattcttaaaaaaatgtttgagggGCCTCCTATTACTTTATTAAACGACCTGAATGatctacaataataataatgtatctttgttttatttatcttttaaaatatttcgcaaGGTCAAGACCCGTCTGATTGATCTAAcaaaaattttatattatttgaattttataataGTTTTGGAAGTTTCTACATGTCTGTGCGTACGATATATAGGCTTTGTTCCAATCTACTTCTAGAATTGGGCTTCTAGACACGTTTGAATTTTCTTCTAacaaaagaaagcaaaaattaaaattaaaattaaaattaagtgaTGTAATTAATGTCTAATACTATTAATGAGGTAATACGTGGATGATATATGGCTACAAAATTCTCACACACAAGTACTAAGTTCCGTCAAAATATGTGGTGCAACTAGGGATGTTAATCGGATCAGCCCATCGGATTTCGAGCTAACCCTATCGGATTTCGGGTTAATTGGATGCGGACTAATCGGGCTGATGATTTTGTCGGGttgtaaattttcaaccctaaccctaaacgttcagGTTTCAGGTTAGCCCATCGGGTTAATCGgattaaaggcgtaaaaataaaataatcatttgtatttgtTATTCTTAATTATCTAATGTATAATGCATAGAATATATGTagaaatcaaatatataaataatataccaagtatgaaatgcaaaaatataagttattgaaaaaaaaaattaagattacataacatataaaataagttgttaacaataaaatgttcaactttgttaaagaaaaaataataaaatatccaataATAGTTTGAACTCATATAATCAAAGCatctaaaaaatacaaaaaagtgaaatgatgagactttatactccttctgtccgccaagattatgtcaaatTGCTTGGACAcgtgatttaataaaattggtgatgattttgatgtagtgaagaaagggtcccaccactttatgagatgtgtggttgagattgaattttgggtgagttttttttgtaaatagagagtgttagtaaggataaagaggatggtgggaccattgccttaaaagaAAAGTAACATAATATTGGCGGAtgcccaatatagtaattgtgacataatcttgggcggacggagggagtaatattttgtcatttttttaattttatatctacatattttt
This window encodes:
- the LOC131023284 gene encoding chaperone protein dnaJ 20, chloroplastic-like, with the protein product MNCKILQSGPKSGVYAIPKPNQWSEARMPESISFASQVSSSRISMRSLTGPRWARGTARIEAATAESLYEVLGIGESVSSVSDIKKAYKEMARKYHPDVSPPERVDENTRRFIMVKEAYETLSNPQRRALYDRNLAGGHHYQKIEENDEWKMRWQSQLDELKRRSNNISRRERVSWGARMRTQI